The Amblyomma americanum isolate KBUSLIRL-KWMA chromosome 5, ASM5285725v1, whole genome shotgun sequence genome window below encodes:
- the LOC144133998 gene encoding uncharacterized protein LOC144133998 produces the protein MAVLNTHKGLFAYNRLAFGIASAPALFQRRLESVLQGLPRVKVYLDDIIIAEKKNDDSTLRQVFERLRDNGLKLNLDKCRFREKQVTFLGHKIDATGLHPPQNMEAITAAPRPETQLADLSRSDDKLQRIRGWISRGWPRHLSAAQQHLMPYFSRRNETTPLERGKSPAELLFGFSPRTRLTASLTDIKVTENDSGEPVPAVTKSPTRYQPGKPVWSRQFRSAQKWMPATVVSTTGARIVTLETPEGSQRRHVDQFRPRLDVGSSPSKPSPVRTPDEAQSSSEEAEDHQVLYAVNFPLV, from the exons ATGGCTGTGTTGAACACACACAAAGGGTTGTTTGCATACAACCGCCTCGCTTTCGGCATCGCATCTGCTCCAGCTTTGTTCCAGCGCCGCCTCGAATCCGTTCTGCAAGGTCTTCCTCGCGTCAAGGTGTACTTGGACGACATCATTATTGCTGAAAAGAAGAACGACGATTCAACTCTCCGGCAAGTCTTCGAGCGACTGCGCGACAACGGACTCAAGTTGAACCTTGACAAATGCAGGTTCCGCGAGAAGCAAGTTACGTTCTTGGGCCACAAGATCGACGCAACTGGCTTGCACCCCCCTCAGAATATGGAAGCCATCACCGCCGCACCAAGACCAGAGAC GCAACTAGCGGACCTAAGTCGCTCGGACGATAAGCTTCAGCGGATCAGGGGGTGGATCTCACGCGGCTGGCCACGGCACTTATCGGCAGCACAGCAACACCTGATGCCGTACTTTTCTCGCCGTAACGA aacgacacctttggagcgaGGGAAATCGCCAGCGGAACTGCTCTTTGGTTTCAGTCCCAGAACCAGGCTGACGGCTTCACTCACGGACATCAAGGTCACAGAAAATGATTCCGGTGAACCTGTGCCAGCAGTGACAAAATCACCAACACGTTATCAACCAGGAAAGCCTGTATGGTCGCGCCAGTTTCGGTCTGCTCAGAAATGGATGCCTGCGACTGTGGTGTCCACGACGGGAGCGCGCATTGTTACTCTAGAAACACCGGAGGGATCGCAGCGCCGCCACGTGGACCAATTCAGGCCTCGGCTCGACGTGGGGTCGTCCCCTAGCAAGCCGAGCCCAGTCCGGACCCCTGACGAAGCTCAAAGTAGCTCTGAGGAGGCAGAAGATCATCAAG